The sequence acaccagtccaacagggccccgtaggtcgaggccaggcacccgctcttgaTCTCCGAGGTTCGGCAGGGGCTcgtgagcgggacacagcccaacaccagtcggccagggccccggaGGCAGGTCCATGGAATTGGGCTGTGTCTGCCGggggcttttctttttttctgaaataaaaactttatctttattcttatttcgACAGGATGTCCAGGCCGCCAGTCCTCCGTGCGTCGAGGCCAGGGCGTCGCTCTTGCAATCAAGAGTTGTCCGAGGCCTGAGAGCGGGAGACATCCGAACAGCATGCCGACAGGCCCCCGGAGGCAGATCCATGGAATTGGACTCTGTCTGCCGGGggcttttttttgttaaatttataatttcatttttatttcgacAGGATGGCCAGGCCAGCCAGGATTTTATGTGGTAATACGTCATGCCCTTCCTGTTCGAATGAAATTGTTACACTATACTGAAATGCTGATAAGACAATACAGGGGGAATGCAGTGATTTTTGGAGCTGATATGTGAATTATACTACATGcagattatttgaatgaaatttgtaattgtaCGCGATGGGTGGACACatcttagaacatttttctttggTGGTAATAcagtaactattttttttttttgttaaaaaaggtACCATTGATTGCAACGTGTGATTAAAATCTTTTTGGACACAATACAGTAGTTTTTCGGAAAGTGTGTCATTACTTCATGCTTGattctgaaatgattttttttgaaatactgaACTGCCTTCAATGAAACTTTGATTACACACCTCTAATTCAATTCTTTTGGGATTCAACATGCTAATACTTCATGCTATTATCATGGGAAGGAAATTTTCAAACTGCGATGAAATGCAAACAACACACATGCATTTTAAACCTCTTTGGAGGCAGCACAGTACCTTTTTGTAATGTATGTGAACACTTCTGGCTGCTCACCGGAGATTCCGACCGGCAGAActcgacgcagcgggccgaGAGCGCCCCGCATGCCGGGCCGACCCTCCCGCTCACCCACGCAGGAGATGGCGGGAGATTGTGACGGGCAGAtctcgacgcagcgggccgacAGCGCCCCGCATGCCGAGCCGACCCTCCCGCTCACCCACCCGGGCGTCGGCAGACGATTCCGACCGGCAGAtctcgacgcagcgggccgacAGCGCCCCGCATGCCGAGCCGACACCCCCGCTCACCCAGCCAGGAGTCGGCAGGAGATTCTGACCGTCGGATCGGCCGACAGCGGGGGAAGGGGCCGGGGGTCCGCTCGCCGGACTGTTTCCCGCGAGAACGGGGTCGTCCGAGGGCGCAGGCTCCCCGCGGTGGGCACCATCGGATTCGCCGTCCTCGGTTTGCCCAGGGCGGCCCGAGCCCTCCGCCGCTGCGCCGTCGGGTCGTCCGGTGTCGCCCTCGGTGTGAATTTCGCATTGACTTGCGTGTTGTAAGCGGTGTTTATCGGGAGGGGTCTTTCGTCCTGCTGCCAGGGGGTCAAGCGGGGACGCAGGGTCCCCGGGGTGGGTaccatcggacgcggcgtccggGGTTTGCCCGGGGTGGGCCGGGTGCCGGGGCGGCCAGGGCCCGGCCTTCGATTTTCCACGGGCGGGTCGGGCCGGCAGCGGCACCCACCTCGACCGGGCGGCTGGGCTCGGCGGGGAAGGAGCAGGGGGCCCGCTGGGCGGATTTTTTCCAGCGGAGACGGGGTCACCCGGGGATGCAGCGTCCCCGGGATGGGcaccatcggacgcggcgtccggGGTTTGCCCGGGGTGGGCCGGGTGCCGGGGCGGCCAGGGCCCGTGCTTCGATTTTCCACGGGCGGGTCGGGCCGGCAGCGGCACCCTCCTCGACCGGGCGGCTGGACACGGCGGGGAAGGAGCCGGGGGGCCCGCTGACCGGATTTTTTCCAGCGGAGACGGGGTCTTCGAGGGAAGCAGGGTCCCCGGGGTGGGcaccatcggacgcggcgtccggGGTTCGCCCACGGCCGGCCGGGCCACCCGCCGCCGGGCCGGGCTTCCGCTGCTGCGACGCCTTCTCGTCCGGTGTCAGCCTGGATTCGGGGTAAAATTCGTATTGACTCGCGTGTTATAAGGGgtgttttgggggaggggtgtttGGTCTCCGGAGACATATATAGGGAAGGGGTGTTTCTTGGAAATTCGGCTGCTTTTCGCCCTTCAGCGGGATTCGGACGCCCTCCGCCGGAGACGGGCGATGGGAAGGTCCCTCCGGCCGCTGAAAACACCCTCGTCGGGAGAAAAAAACGGATTTTTGGGCCAACTTCCGGTTTAGGATTTTGTACAGCGCCGTGAATGGAAAAAGGAACTGGCGCACGATCTGGAGGGTCGAAAATCCCTATTGAAACGCGTGTTGTAGCGTcgttttagggggaggggtgtcAGACCACCCGCAGGATATATGAGGGAGTGGTCTCGAGCGATCGAGCACTCTCGTGAAAAACACACGTAGTACTACGTTATAGGCATGAGGCCCTCGCACCGGCCCGCAAGAAGAACCCCGGTCGTCCACGGAACCCCGGGAGGTCCTTGCGGCCAGGCGAGGCAAGGTTGGCATGGATGGAGAGAGGTGGCTGGGGAAGAGGGCTGCGCCCCATAGCCGCAACGTACGCCCCCCGCGCCCGCCGGCCGGGGGTAGTCGGTTGGTAGAGAACGCCGGAGAGACCGACGGCCCACGCGGTCCGGCCAGGAAGCACGGGATCGCAACGCACGAGAGGGAAACAGAAGGGAGCCCGATCGCCCGCGCCTCGCGGACACGTCCTTCTCTGCCGTGGACTGGAGCTTGGTGTCCCGTGGGGTTGTAGCTTGCCTCGATCTTCGGACCGGCCAAGCCCCCTGTGAGCCCATGATTCTGGCGAAACGGGTGAAGGCACCGTCCCGACGCCCGCCGGGCGAGCACTACCGGAGCGTCCCCCTGCCCCGCTCCCCTGCACGCACCCCCGTCGCCCACCCGGCCGGGCCCTTGGCCGCCGTCGAGAGGGAGAGAAATGGAAGGTTACGAATTCGGGCGGCTCGCGCGAGCCCTGCCCGAGCTGCCATCGGTCGTCCCCCCGGGACCCCGCCGGCAGCTACCTGGTTGATCCTGCCAGTAGTCATATGCTTGTCTCAAAGATTAAGCCATGCATGTCTTCGTGCAAGCTCCCCGGAGCGAAACTGCGGATGGCTCATTAAATCAGTTATGGTTCATTGGATCGAGTCCCCCGGACATGGATAACTGTGGTAATTCTAGAGCTAATACATGCTCCAAGCGCCGACTCTCCAGAAGGCGTGCTTTTATTAGGAAAAAGACCAGCCCGGCTCCGGCCGGTACCACTGGTGAACTCTGGATAACACAGCCGATCGCACGGTCCTCGCACCGGCGACGGATCCTTCGAATGTCTGCCCTATCAACTTTCGATGGTACGTTATGCGCCTACCATGGTCGTCACGGGTAACGGAGAATCAGGGTTCGATTCCGGAGAGGGAGCCTGAGAAACGGCTACCACATCCAAGGAAGGCAGCAGGCGCGCAAATTACCCACTCCCGACACGGGGAGGTAGTGacgaaaaataacaatacaggACTCTTTCGAGGCCCTGTAATTGGAATGAGTACACTTTAAATCCTTTAACGAGGATCCACTGGAGGGCAAGTCTGGTGCCAGCAGCCGCGGTAATTCCAGCTCCAGTAGCGTATATTAAAGCTGTTGCAGTTAAAAAGCTCGTAGTTGGATCTTGGGCCCAGGCCTGCGGTCCGCCGTGAGGCGTGCACTGCAGTCCTGGCCTTCCTCTCGGTTTTCGCCCGGTGCCCTTGATTGAGTGCCAGGAGAGGCCGGAACgtttactttgaaaaaattggAGTGTTCAAAGCAGGCCTCGCGCCTGAACAGCAGAGCATGGAATAATGGAATAGGACCTCGGTTCTATTGGCGTTGGTTTTCGGAACTCGAGGTAATGATTAAGAGGGACTGACGGGGGCATTCGTATTGCGGTGTGAGAGGTGAAATTCTTGGATCGCCGCAAGACGACCGACTGCGAAAGCATTTGCcaagaatgttttcattaatcAAGAACGAAAGTTAGAGGTTCGAAGGCGATCAGATACCGCCCTAGTTCTAACCATAAACGATGCCGACTGACGATCCGCCGGCGTTACTCCCATGACGCGGCGGGCAGTCTAAGGGAAACCAAAGTCTTTGGGTTCCGGGGGAAGTATGGTTGCAAAGCTGAAACTTAAAGGAATTGACGGAAGGGCACCACCAGGAGTGGAGCCTGCGGCTTAATTTGACTCAACACGGGAAAACTCACCCGGCCCGGACACAGTGAGGATTGACAGATTGAGAGCTCTTTCTTGATTCTGTGGGTGGTGGTGCATGGCCGTTCTTAGTTGGTGGAGCGATTTGTCTGGTTAATTCCGATAACGAACGAGACTCTGGCTTGCTAAATAGTTGCGCCACCCGCCGCGGTGCGCGCCAACTTCTTAGAGGGACAAGTGGCGTATAGCCACGCGAGATTGAGCAATAACAGGTCTGTGATGCCCTTAGATGTTCGGGGCCGCACGCGCGCTACACTGGCGGAATCAGCGGGTACACCGCCCTTGGCCGGAAGGTCTGGGTAATCCGCTGAACCTCCTCCGTGATGGGGATagggaattgcaattatttcccTTGAACGAGGAATTCCCAGTAAGCGCGAGTCATCAGCTCGCGTTGATTACGTCCCTGCCCTTTGTACACACCGCCCGTCGCTACTACCGATTGAATGGTTTAGTGAGATCCTCGGATCGTCGGCGTCGGGACGGCTCCGCCGCCTCGCTCGCATGCACGAGAAGACGATCAAACTTGATCATTTAGAGGAAGTAAAAGTCGTAACAAGGTTTCCGTAGGTGAACCTGCGGAAGGATCATTACCGAGACAAGCAAACACGCCTGGCCAGGCCCGGCACCCGCCCCCCGTTCCTCGGGGGGCGAGCCCACCGGGTCCGACAGACAACCCCGTGAACCACCACGCACCCGACTGTGGGGGAGAGCCATCCGGGCGAGCCGGAACGGGAGGGACGGACACGTCCCTTCCGGACGGGCTCCCGGGCCCAGCGACGGGCGGACACCCAGACGCCGGCGTGGCGGCGTGTCCCGCCCGAGGGCTTGCAGCGAAGGTCCGGTCGAGTGCGGAGGGAGGGGAAACTTGCCCTCCGCGTGCTACATGCTCGGCCGGCGCTCCCCCCGATACCTTCTCACCCCTTCTTGGTGTTCGGCACCGGACGGAAGGATTTTTTCTTTCCGAGAATTGTAATGACACAATTCTTGGCGGTGGATCACTCGGCTCGTGCGTCGATGAAGAACGCAGCCAGCTGCGAGAATTAATGTGAATTGCAGAACTCCTTGATCATCGACATTTCGAACGCACATGGCGGCCCGGGCCTTCGCGGCCCGAGCCACGCCCGTCCGAGGGTCGGTCGTTCGTACCAATCGAGGGGATCCCATCCCCTCGCGAGAGCGCCGGGTGCCGCAGCCGACGGACAGCCGGCTGCGCCCGGTCGTGAAGGATCAGACGCCTGTGGAACGGCTCCGCGTCGCCGAGTCCTCCTCCCTTCCGGAGCGAGGACGGCCCCGCCCGAGCGGGGCGGGCAACACGCTCGTACGTGGACCGCGCGGTGCAGGACTTGCGCTCGACTCGCTCGAGCACAACCCTCCGCTGCGCTCAGGTCCCCTCCGACCCGTGTCGCCCGCCGCCGCCGCCCGGCCGGGGTTGGGCACGCCGGCAGCCTTCCGGAGATAAGCAGGGGGGGATGTCCCCCACCAATCTCGACCTCGGATCGGACGAGACCACCCGCTGAATTTAAGCATATCACTAAGCGGAGGAAAAGAAACTAACCAGGATTCCCCCAGTAGCGGCGAGTGAAGCGGGAAGAGCCCATCGCCGAATCCCAGCGGCCCTCAGGCCCTGGGAGCTGTGGCGTGAGGCGGCTTCGGGCGCGCGAGTCCACGGCGCCGAGGTCCTCCTGATCGGGGCACCTTACCCAGAGCGGGTGTCAGGCCCGTTCGGGCGCCGGGACTCAAGGGCCTGGAGCCACCAAGAGTCGGGTAGTTTTGGAATGCTGCCCAAAGAGGGGTGGTGAACTCCATCCAAGGCTAAATACTGGCACGAGACCGATAGCAGACAAGTACCGTGAGGGAAAGTTGAAAAGAACTCTGAAGAGAGAGTTCAAGAGGACGTGAAACCGCCAAGAAGCAAACGGGCAGGACCCGCGGCACGGGTCCGTGGAGATTCAGCGAGTCGGCCGCCTCCCCGGGCGGGTCTCGGATCCGCAAGGACCGGGCCCGC is a genomic window of Lytechinus pictus isolate F3 Inbred unplaced genomic scaffold, Lp3.0 scaffold_259, whole genome shotgun sequence containing:
- the LOC135159491 gene encoding uncharacterized protein LOC135159491, with the translated sequence MVPTPGTLLPSKTPSPLEKIRSAGPPAPSPPCPAARSRRVPLPARPARGKSKHGPWPPRHPAHPGQTPDAASDGAHPGDAASPGDPVSAGKNPPSGPPAPSPPSPAARSRWVPLPARPARGKSKAGPWPPRHPAHPGQTPDAASDGTHPGDPASPLDPLAAGRKTPPDKHRLQHASQCEIHTEGDTGRPDGAAAEGSGRPGQTEDGESDGAHRGEPAPSDDPVLAGNSPASGPPAPSPAVGRSDGQNLLPTPGWVSGGVGSACGALSARCVEICRSESSADARVGEREGRLGMRGAVGPLRRDLPVTISRHLLRG